In one Neobacillus sp. CF12 genomic region, the following are encoded:
- a CDS encoding response regulator transcription factor: MYRIMIIEDDEKIRKIVGDTLKKWQYDVVEVTQFDQVLTEFEKTDPHLVLIDINLPVFDGYYWCQQIRSVSKVPIIFLSSRNQNMDIIMAINMGGDDFIQKPFDLDILLAKISALIRRKYTYQEGGSLQFNHRGLKLNVTNSTIEYKSQTNDLSRNEFILLQVMMRNIGKIVSREDLMQALWNEEQFVDDNTLTVNVNRMRRKIAALGLEDFIGTRKGMGYLIE, from the coding sequence ATGTATAGAATAATGATCATTGAAGACGATGAGAAAATAAGAAAGATTGTCGGAGATACATTGAAAAAATGGCAGTATGATGTGGTAGAAGTGACCCAGTTTGACCAGGTGTTAACGGAATTTGAGAAAACAGATCCGCACCTCGTTCTTATCGATATCAATCTTCCTGTTTTTGATGGCTACTACTGGTGCCAGCAAATACGCTCTGTTTCTAAGGTGCCAATTATCTTCCTTTCATCCCGAAATCAGAATATGGATATCATTATGGCGATCAATATGGGTGGGGATGATTTTATCCAAAAGCCGTTTGATTTGGATATCCTTCTCGCAAAAATCAGTGCACTTATCCGCCGGAAATATACCTATCAAGAGGGTGGGAGTCTCCAATTCAACCATCGTGGCTTGAAATTAAATGTAACCAATTCAACGATTGAATATAAGAGTCAAACCAATGATTTAAGCAGGAATGAATTCATCCTATTACAAGTAATGATGCGAAATATCGGAAAAATTGTTTCGCGAGAGGACTTAATGCAGGCACTATGGAATGAAGAACAGTTTGTCGATGATAACACACTGACCGTGAACGTGAACCGGATGCGCAGGAAAATTGCAGCACTTGGACTGGAGGACTTCATTGGCACCCGAAAAGGAATGGGGTATTTGATCGAATGA
- a CDS encoding sensor histidine kinase has protein sequence MTFFRFLTYEKPYIYLYLTTFLISAAVFFTYSNGNWAWGTFFYAFALSFVVLLGFLFYRYQQNVQVIRQLSGEQYESLTLEGEFAKTYIEELKKQHIREMNIIQERQYEHYDFIVSWFHEIKTPIAVLRLLQQTEMDINSLREEITKIENYVDQALYYAKLDSFNQDYDIQNCDVIRITKEIIKAHSKTFFSKKIRIDIQTNSFEVQSDPKWLQFIINQLMTNSLKYTEPGGEIIISAVNTSNEKQLRIRDNGIGISQKDLPRIFNRGFTGETGRNHAKSTGMGLYLAQQLCNKLGHYIRCTSEVGTFTQFSVHFPLDSDHYLRIQKTHDE, from the coding sequence ATGACCTTCTTCCGTTTTCTAACTTATGAAAAGCCTTATATATATCTGTATTTAACCACCTTTCTAATCTCGGCAGCAGTATTTTTCACCTACAGCAATGGCAACTGGGCTTGGGGGACATTCTTTTATGCCTTTGCCCTCTCATTCGTTGTGTTATTGGGATTTTTATTCTATCGCTACCAGCAAAATGTACAAGTAATCCGTCAACTGTCTGGTGAACAATATGAAAGTTTGACGCTGGAAGGAGAATTCGCGAAAACCTATATCGAAGAATTGAAAAAGCAGCATATCCGTGAAATGAATATCATCCAAGAAAGGCAGTATGAGCATTATGATTTTATCGTTTCTTGGTTCCATGAAATCAAAACGCCGATTGCCGTCCTTCGCTTACTCCAGCAAACCGAGATGGATATAAATAGTTTAAGAGAAGAAATCACGAAAATTGAAAATTATGTTGACCAAGCTCTCTATTACGCCAAACTCGATAGCTTTAACCAGGATTACGATATTCAAAATTGTGACGTTATCAGGATTACCAAAGAGATTATAAAGGCTCATTCAAAAACCTTTTTTTCAAAAAAAATCCGCATTGACATTCAGACAAATTCATTCGAGGTCCAAAGTGACCCGAAATGGCTGCAGTTTATCATCAACCAGTTAATGACCAATAGTTTAAAATATACAGAACCTGGCGGGGAAATTATCATTTCAGCTGTTAATACATCAAATGAAAAACAGTTGCGAATTCGCGACAATGGAATTGGTATCAGTCAAAAAGACCTTCCGCGTATTTTTAATCGAGGCTTTACCGGAGAAACGGGACGCAATCATGCGAAGTCAACCGGAATGGGGTTATATTTGGCCCAACAATTATGTAACAAATTAGGACATTACATTCGTTGTACATCAGAAGTGGGAACGTTCACCCAATTTAGTGTGCACTTTCCTCTTGATAGCGACCACTATTTAAGAATACAAAAAACACACGATGAGTAA